CAAGCTTATGGCCAGCAGGAACTACGACCTGTCCTTCGAACGCTTCATCTTTGATGCTATTCGGAAGCAGAGTAACTTCAATCAGACGTGTCCTTGGAAGGAGGTAAGTGTATACTGAATTTTTCATGATCTCAAACACTGTTTCTGCTTGGTAATCTATATGATTGTGACGCTTTTagcaaactttttaattatattaacgTAGTGTTCACTAAGTTCAGTCTAAAATGTCAGTGGTATTTCGATAACAGGTTGATGTTTAGGTTCTGCTTTTAGTGGCTTTCATTGCAGAACGGAGTTTTTTGAGTGTCTGAGGTTAATCAATTGTTTGTGAATAAAAGCGGCTTCCCTTTGACCCGTGCCCCGTATCACTCCATATTTTTCCAGAACCACATGACGGTTGAGAAGTTCGCCCTGGATTTCACACAGATCAGCATGCCAGTGCCCGCGGGAACCTACCGCCTGGATTTCACCTTTTACGCCTACGGAGTCGCTCGTACATTGACACAGGTGTTTTTCGAGAAAAGCGAGTGACGCCCGCGTTCGTCACAAACCTGatcttcgttttgtttttttggcgCCCCAGATTGCGTAAGTTAGGAGCTCGGAATACAGTCAATAGAACGGCTGTGCTACGATTAATTTGCATACACTAACGATCGATTCGA
This sequence is a window from Drosophila teissieri strain GT53w chromosome 2R, Prin_Dtei_1.1, whole genome shotgun sequence. Protein-coding genes within it:
- the LOC122612997 gene encoding uncharacterized protein LOC122612997 isoform X1; protein product: MDLPTSRGFTKYEYCRLKVVRRNQVELSLKVSLLQIPIRNLTTRLQCFQRRDGYRPFMYNVLFDFCKLMASRNYDLSFERFIFDAIRKQSNFNQTCPWKENHMTVEKFALDFTQISMPVPAGTYRLDFTFYAYGVARTLTQVFFEKSE